The nucleotide sequence CTATATTGAATCGGCAGCAGGAACGGCAGCAGGTGGCAAAACTGGCTTGACCGCCACTGTGGTAGGCGTGTTATTTTTATTGATGATGTTCTTAGCGCCATTGAGCTATTTAGTGCCAGCCTACGCGACAGCGCCAGCCTTAATGTATGTTGGGCTGTTAATGCTATCTAATGTTAGCAAGCTTGATTTTACTGACAGCATAGATGCAATGGCAGGCTTAACCTGCGCCGTATTTATTGTGCTCAGCTGCAACATTGTCACTGGCATTATGCTTGGCTTTGTGACTTTAACCATAGGGCGCTTACTGGCGGGTGAGTGGCGCCGTTTAAATGTCGCGGTAATCACTATTACCGTCGGTCTTGCCATCTTCTACTTAGGTGGTTGGGCAATTTAACTCCCTCGATTTATTGTGCTGCTAAGCCTTGGTGATAAAGCTTTTCAGCACATCTTTCCACGTCAAAATCCCTACCAGTTGATTATCTCTAAGTACAGGCAAACAACCTATATTGCGCTCGACCAACAGGCTTGCCGCTTGGGCTAAGCTGCTGTCAGCCGTAATGGTTATCACTTTTCGACTCATGATTTGATGGACTCGTTTGTTGAGACACACAAGTTCACTGTCTTTAGCTAGCGGGTTATCAACGTTGGGATTGAGTGCGCGCAATAAGTCTCGCTCGGATACCAGACCAACTAACTGGTGATTCTCGACCACGGGCAAATGATGCAGCTTACTGTGATTAAATATGTCTTTGACTAAGCTAATTTTGTCATCCATTTCCACTGTGACTAGTCTATTACTCATCATGTGACTTACTTGCATATTTTCATCCTGAAAATAGGGATTAATCGCTATGATTAAACCAAAAACATTAATTAGTTCATAACTATACTATGGCTTTACTAAAAATGGGGAGTATGGAGGTATGGGCTAAGTGTAGCGGAGATAATGCAAAAATTGGCTGCCTAAATTACTCGTTGAGTTAATTTAGGCAGCCAAAATGACAGTTGATATTTATCTAAGACGATTTAGACGCACGACTTAAAAGAATAAGTGCGCCATACCTGCAATCACTGGCAGTGTGATTAAGGTACGCAAAATAAAGATCATAAACAGTTCAGCAAAGTTGACCGGAATCTTACTGCCTAACAGTAACGCGCCCACTTCACTCATATAAATCAGCTGAGTCACTGACATAGCGGCTATCACAAAGCGAGTCATATCGGATTCAATCGATGCTGCTAAAATCGATGGAATAAACATATCGGCAAAACCAACCACGATAGTTTTTGAGGCTTCAGCGGCTTCTGGAATCTGTAATAATTCTAAAAATGGGATGAATGGCATACCTAACCAAGTAAAGATAGGTGTGTATTCGGCCACAATTAATGCCAAGGTACCAATACCCATGACTACTGGCAGTACGCCAAAAATCATATCAACGGCATTTTTAACACCTTCATTAAGGAACTGTTTTACGCCGCCAGAGTTCTGAGCTCTTTGCATGGCTAAATCTAAGCCCCAGCCTAATAATGACTTATCGGTTGGTTTAAGTTCGGCGACTGAGCTTCTTGGCGTGCCATCAATATAAGCATCTTTCTTGCGTGATAACGGTGGCAGTCTTGGTACGATAATCGCCGCAGCAAGTCCGGCTAAACACACAGTTAAGTAGAAAGGAGCAAACATGTGGGCCAAATTCACCTGCGAGATGATGACCAATGAAAAGGTAATTGATACCGCAGAGAAAGTAGTACCAATTACGGCGGCTTCTCTTTGGGTATAAAACTTCTCTTCATATTGCTTAGTGGTCAATAAAATCCCGACACTGCCATCGCCTAACCATGATGTCATGCAATCAATGGCACTACGTCCTGGCAAGTTAAACAAAGGTCTCATGATTTTAGTAAGCAAGGCACCTAACAGTTCAAGTAAACCAAAGTTAAGCAGCAGCGGTAGCAGCATGCCGGCAAACAAAAACACGCAGAATAAAATCGGCAGTAAGTCATTAAGAACTAATGAGCCAGTACTGCCAGAAATAATGGCTTCTGGGCCGACTTTTAATAAGCTCATGACAATGAAGATAGCGCCTAAAATGCGCACTATGATCCAGAGTAAATGCACACTAAATAAGTCACGAATGAAGTGGTGACGCTCAAACCATTTAGGTTGCCATAATTTAAACAGCA is from Shewanella sp. SNU WT4 and encodes:
- a CDS encoding CBS domain-containing protein: MQVSHMMSNRLVTVEMDDKISLVKDIFNHSKLHHLPVVENHQLVGLVSERDLLRALNPNVDNPLAKDSELVCLNKRVHQIMSRKVITITADSSLAQAASLLVERNIGCLPVLRDNQLVGILTWKDVLKSFITKA
- a CDS encoding YjiH family protein, translating into MATEQQKYSLKTMLTFIVPSFIGILLFMIPVSYQDAITIPVAVIAKGLLAALGAWLPSIITVVVCMTALFSVLFKLWQPKWFERHHFIRDLFSVHLLWIIVRILGAIFIVMSLLKVGPEAIISGSTGSLVLNDLLPILFCVFLFAGMLLPLLLNFGLLELLGALLTKIMRPLFNLPGRSAIDCMTSWLGDGSVGILLTTKQYEEKFYTQREAAVIGTTFSAVSITFSLVIISQVNLAHMFAPFYLTVCLAGLAAAIIVPRLPPLSRKKDAYIDGTPRSSVAELKPTDKSLLGWGLDLAMQRAQNSGGVKQFLNEGVKNAVDMIFGVLPVVMGIGTLALIVAEYTPIFTWLGMPFIPFLELLQIPEAAEASKTIVVGFADMFIPSILAASIESDMTRFVIAAMSVTQLIYMSEVGALLLGSKIPVNFAELFMIFILRTLITLPVIAGMAHLFF